In Hemibagrus wyckioides isolate EC202008001 linkage group LG21, SWU_Hwy_1.0, whole genome shotgun sequence, the following proteins share a genomic window:
- the zmynd8 gene encoding MYND-type zinc finger-containing chromatin reader ZMYND8 isoform X1 — translation MNSLYSGQENLLYTIYTWTFFVYGSLAEEEVKTESDAIEGMEIATRSKVSDPGSVERTAPKRKAPSPPHSSNGHSPSEASPSPVKKKKKPGAVNSSKDQSELRHGPFYYVKQPALTTDPVDVVPQDGRNDFYCWVCHREGQVLCCELCPRVYHAKCLKLAAEPEGDWFCPECEKITVAECIETQSKAMTMLTLDQLSYLLKFALQKMKQPGTEPFQKPVCLDQHPDYAEYIFHPMDLCTLEKNIKKKMYGSTEAFLADVKWILHNCIIYNGGNHKLTTTAKVIIKICEHEMNEIEVCPECYLSACQKRDNWFCEPCSNPHPLVWAKLKGFPFWPAKALRDKDGQVDARFFGQHDRAWVPINNCYLMSKEIPFSVKKTKSIFNSAMQEMEVYVENIRKKFAVFNYAPFRTPYTPDNQFQMLLDPANPGAGSVKPEKQEKIKLSFDMTASHVGKGMVSSGMGGGGTTGRRITVPDIPRSPMSTNSSAHTGSDGEQEGGEKSQTRALLQHHSTGEDSLDSTASPAAPRAGPAGSAMDSPKPFHCTVPNTPIKQEKTPTTGSILNLNLDRSKAEMDLKELSETVQQQQGAQASLTSPKRQIRSRFQLNLDKTIESCKAQLGIDEISEDVYKDEEHSDSDDSDKSDSSDSEYASDNDQKPKSAKDSAAENEKTEKELSKKKPKPTSPVGEDKDSSTDSSGTSSSLTKGEKVGSGVSQAKEKPVVELDKEVPKAAPASPGTREKSKVTEEARQPVSVDVDMDSDSERELVIDLGEEPGGRERKRRRKDSAAVTALKEPAASKTEAKGPPAGSLAPSQTPSTPSSTPGLKDPSQSPMAVPLNVVTIPAVPSSTTLVSSSLPNTALPTALPSSTPTSTVKKQRPLLPRESVPVVERAVVWNPGTKFQTSSQKWHMQKVQRQQQSHTQPHSQAQTLSQAQQASSSPSSSSTRYQTRQAVKAVQQKDSPHSTSTSAVTLVTSTPVSAAIMAGVTVSSSSSSSSSSMAGDLQIPTTSADVAADIAKYTNKIMDAIKGTMTEIYNDLSKSTSGNTIAEIRRLRIEIEKLQWLHQQELSEMKHNLELTMAEMRQSLEQERERLVAEVKKQMEMEKQQAVDETKKKQWCANCKKEAIFYCCWNTSYCDYPCQQAHWPEHMKSCTQSATSSQQEPDTESNTDGISKVSGHPNNGQDSPRETAGAPPTDKDSDVDKSKDSVTVSVS, via the exons ATGAATTCCTTATATTCGGGTCAGGAGAACTTGTTATACACCATTTATACGTGGACATTCTTTGTGTACGGCAGTTTAGCAGAAGAGGAGGTGAAAACCGAATCAGATGCGATTGAAGGGATGGAGATTGCCACACGATCCAAAG TGTCTGATCCAGGGTCAGTGGAGCGTACTGCCCCAAAGCGCAAAGCACCTAGCCCGCCACATTCATCCAATGGACACTCACCTTCAGAAGCTTCTCCTAGCCCTgtcaaaaagaagaagaaaccagGAGCCGTCAACAGCAGCAAAGATCAG TCCGAACTAAGACATGGTCCCTTTTACTATGTGAAGCAGCCCGCACTCACCACAGACCCTGTTGATGTTGTACCGCAGGACGGCAGGAACGACTTCTATTGCTGGGTGTGCCACCGCGAGGGCCAGGTGCTCTGCTGTGAGCTCTGCCCACGCGTCTACCATGCCAAGTGTCTCAAACTGGCTGCTGAGCCGGAAGGCGACTGGTTCTGTCCTGAGTGTGAG AAAATAACCGTCGCAGAGTGCATTGAGACCCAGAGCAAGGCGATGACCATGCTCACACTGGACCAGCTGTCTTACCTTCTCAAGTTTGCCCTCCAGAAGATGAAACAGCCGGGT acAGAACCGTTTCAGAAGCCAGTATGTCTTGATCAACATCCTGATTATGCAGAGTATATTTTTCATCCCATGGATCTCTGTACATTAGAAAAG AATatcaaaaagaaaatgtatggCTCGACTGAAGCATTCCTGGCTGATGTGAAGTGGATTTTGCACAACTGCATTATTTACAACGGAG GAAACCATAAGCTCACCACAACAGCTAAAGTTATCATAAAGATCTGTGAACATGAA ATGAATGAAATTGAGGTCTGTCCAGAATGCTATCTTTCAGCCTGCCAGAAGAGGGACAACTGGTTTTGTGAGCCGTGT AGTAACCCTCATCCCCTAGTCTGGGCCAAACTTAAGGGTTTTCCATTCTGGCCTGCCAAAGCTCTACGAGACAAAGATGGGCAAGTAGATGCACGATTCTTTGGACAACATGACCG ggcCTGGGTACCAATCAATAACTGCTACCTCATGTCTAAAGAGATTCCTTTCTCCGTGAAGAAGACCAAAAGCATCTTCAACAGCGCCATGCAGGAGATGGAGGTCTATGTGGAGAACATTCGGAAAAAATTTGCCGTCTTCAATTACGCCCCCTTCCGCACACCCTACACGCCCGACAACCAGTTCCAAATGCTGCTCGACCCAGCGAACCCTGGCGCTGGCTCAGTCAAACCTGAAAAACAGGAGAAGATCAAGCTCAGCTTTGATATGACAGCATCACACGTAGGCAAGGGCATGGTATCGTCCGGCATGGGTGGCGGAGGGACTACTGGTAGGCGGATCACTGTGCCGGACATACCGCGATCACCAATGAGCACTAACTCTTCTGCCCATACCGGCTCTGATGGTGAGCAGGAGGGCGGAGAAAAGAGCCAGACCAGAGCGCTTCTGCAACACCACAGCACAGGAGAAGATTCACTAGATAGCACAG CCTCCCCTGCTGCTCCGCGAGCCGGGCCTGCAGGCAGCGCCATGGACAGCCCCAAACCATTCCACTGTACAGTCCCAAACACACCCATTAAACAAGAGAAGACCCCCACTACAGGCAGCATCTTAAACCTTAACCTCG ACCGTAGCAAGGCTGAGATGGACCTAAAGGAGCTGAGCGAGACCGTACAGCAGCAGCAGGGTGCTCAGGCCTCACTCACTTCTCCCAAAAGACAGATCAGGAGCCGGTTCCAGCTCAACCTCGACAAGACCATTGAGAGCTGCAAAGCCCAACTGG GTATAGACGAAATATCAGAGGATGTGTACAAAGATGAGGAGCACAGCGACTCGGACGACTCTGACAAGTCTGACTCCAGCGACAGCGAGTACGCCAGTGACAACGATCAAAAACCAAAGAGCGCCAAGGACTCCGctgctgaaaatgaaaaaacagagaaagagctATCGAAAAAGAAACCCAAACCAACATCCCCTGTTGGCGAAGACAAGGACAGTAGCACAGACTCATCTGGTACATCTAGTTCACTGACTAAAGGTGAGAAAGTAGGAAGTGGTGTCTCTCAAGCAAAAGAAAAGCCAGTTGTCGAGTTGGACAAAGAAGTGCCCAAAGCAGCACCGGCGTCTCCGGGTACAAGAGAGAAGTCCAAGGTAACAGAAGAAGCCAGGCAGCCTGTGTCTGTCGACGTAGACATGGATTCAGACTCGGAGCGAGAGCTAGTGATTGATTTGGGAGAAGAacctggagggagagagaggaagaggcgTAGGAAAGACTCAGCCGCTGTCACCGCACTCAAAGAGCCCGCAGCCTCCAAGACAGAGG CTAAAGGACCTCCAGCAGGAAGTCTCGCACCATCACAAACTCCTTCAACACCCTCTTCCACACCAGGCCTCAAAGACCCTTCTCAGTCTCCCATGGCAGTCCCTCTAAATGTAGTCACCATCCCCGCTGTCCCTAGCAGTACCACCCTCGTCTCTTCTTCCCTGCCTAACACCGCTCTACCAACAGCCCTGCCTTCCTCCACCCCCACCAGCACGGTGAAGAAACAGCGCCCCCTGCTGCCCCGTGAGAGTGTGCCGGTGGTAGAGCGAGCCGTCGTGTGGAACCCCGGGACCAAGTTTCAGACGTCCTCTCAGAAGTGGCACATGCAGAaggtgcagcggcagcagcagagccacacacagcctcacagcCAGGCACAGACGTTATCACAAGCACAGCAGGCATCGTCTTCACCGTCTTCATCCAGCACTCGATATCAGACACGACAGGCTGTTAAGG CTGTGCAGCAGAAAGATTCCCCACACAGCACGTCGACCTCGGCTGTCACGCTGGTCACCAGCACCCCTGTGTCTGCAGCCATAATGGCAGGTGTCACGGTTagctcttcctcctcatcctcatcatcctccatGGCTGGAGATCTACAAATCCCCACCACCTCTGCTGACGTGGCAGCTGACATTGCAAAATATACCAACAAA ATCATGGATGCAATCAAGGGGACAATGACGGAAATATACAATGACCTCTCCAAGAGCACCTCAGGAAACACAATAGCTGAA ATCAGGCGGTTACGGATTGAAATCGAAAAGCTGCAGTGGCTCCATCAACAGGAATTATCAGAGATGAAGCACAATTTAG AGCTGACCATGGCGGAGATGCGGCAGAGTCTGGAGCAGGAGCGGGAACGGTTGGTCGCAGAAGTGAAGAAGCAAATGGAGATGGAGAAACAGCAGGCAGTCGATGAGACCAAGAAGAAGCAGTGGTGTGCCAACTGCAAGAAAGAGGCCATTTTCTATTGCTGCTGGAACACAAGCTACTGTGATTACCCCTGCCAACAAGCACACTGGCCAGAACACATGAAGTCCTGCACGCAGTCTG caaCATCGTCACAGCAAGAGCCagacactgaatcaaacacagacGGCATTTCTAAGGTTTCTGGCCATCCCAACAACGGTCAGGACTCGCCTCGAGAGACTGCAGGAGCTCCTCCTACAGACAAGGACAGCGATGTGGACAAATCAAAGGACAGTGTCACCGTCAGTGTGTCCTAG
- the zmynd8 gene encoding MYND-type zinc finger-containing chromatin reader ZMYND8 isoform X2 produces MHPQSLAEEEVKTESDAIEGMEIATRSKVSDPGSVERTAPKRKAPSPPHSSNGHSPSEASPSPVKKKKKPGAVNSSKDQSELRHGPFYYVKQPALTTDPVDVVPQDGRNDFYCWVCHREGQVLCCELCPRVYHAKCLKLAAEPEGDWFCPECEKITVAECIETQSKAMTMLTLDQLSYLLKFALQKMKQPGTEPFQKPVCLDQHPDYAEYIFHPMDLCTLEKNIKKKMYGSTEAFLADVKWILHNCIIYNGGNHKLTTTAKVIIKICEHEMNEIEVCPECYLSACQKRDNWFCEPCSNPHPLVWAKLKGFPFWPAKALRDKDGQVDARFFGQHDRAWVPINNCYLMSKEIPFSVKKTKSIFNSAMQEMEVYVENIRKKFAVFNYAPFRTPYTPDNQFQMLLDPANPGAGSVKPEKQEKIKLSFDMTASHVGKGMVSSGMGGGGTTGRRITVPDIPRSPMSTNSSAHTGSDGEQEGGEKSQTRALLQHHSTGEDSLDSTASPAAPRAGPAGSAMDSPKPFHCTVPNTPIKQEKTPTTGSILNLNLDRSKAEMDLKELSETVQQQQGAQASLTSPKRQIRSRFQLNLDKTIESCKAQLGIDEISEDVYKDEEHSDSDDSDKSDSSDSEYASDNDQKPKSAKDSAAENEKTEKELSKKKPKPTSPVGEDKDSSTDSSGTSSSLTKGEKVGSGVSQAKEKPVVELDKEVPKAAPASPGTREKSKVTEEARQPVSVDVDMDSDSERELVIDLGEEPGGRERKRRRKDSAAVTALKEPAASKTEAKGPPAGSLAPSQTPSTPSSTPGLKDPSQSPMAVPLNVVTIPAVPSSTTLVSSSLPNTALPTALPSSTPTSTVKKQRPLLPRESVPVVERAVVWNPGTKFQTSSQKWHMQKVQRQQQSHTQPHSQAQTLSQAQQASSSPSSSSTRYQTRQAVKAVQQKDSPHSTSTSAVTLVTSTPVSAAIMAGVTVSSSSSSSSSSMAGDLQIPTTSADVAADIAKYTNKIMDAIKGTMTEIYNDLSKSTSGNTIAEIRRLRIEIEKLQWLHQQELSEMKHNLELTMAEMRQSLEQERERLVAEVKKQMEMEKQQAVDETKKKQWCANCKKEAIFYCCWNTSYCDYPCQQAHWPEHMKSCTQSATSSQQEPDTESNTDGISKVSGHPNNGQDSPRETAGAPPTDKDSDVDKSKDSVTVSVS; encoded by the exons ATGCATCCACAGAG TTTAGCAGAAGAGGAGGTGAAAACCGAATCAGATGCGATTGAAGGGATGGAGATTGCCACACGATCCAAAG TGTCTGATCCAGGGTCAGTGGAGCGTACTGCCCCAAAGCGCAAAGCACCTAGCCCGCCACATTCATCCAATGGACACTCACCTTCAGAAGCTTCTCCTAGCCCTgtcaaaaagaagaagaaaccagGAGCCGTCAACAGCAGCAAAGATCAG TCCGAACTAAGACATGGTCCCTTTTACTATGTGAAGCAGCCCGCACTCACCACAGACCCTGTTGATGTTGTACCGCAGGACGGCAGGAACGACTTCTATTGCTGGGTGTGCCACCGCGAGGGCCAGGTGCTCTGCTGTGAGCTCTGCCCACGCGTCTACCATGCCAAGTGTCTCAAACTGGCTGCTGAGCCGGAAGGCGACTGGTTCTGTCCTGAGTGTGAG AAAATAACCGTCGCAGAGTGCATTGAGACCCAGAGCAAGGCGATGACCATGCTCACACTGGACCAGCTGTCTTACCTTCTCAAGTTTGCCCTCCAGAAGATGAAACAGCCGGGT acAGAACCGTTTCAGAAGCCAGTATGTCTTGATCAACATCCTGATTATGCAGAGTATATTTTTCATCCCATGGATCTCTGTACATTAGAAAAG AATatcaaaaagaaaatgtatggCTCGACTGAAGCATTCCTGGCTGATGTGAAGTGGATTTTGCACAACTGCATTATTTACAACGGAG GAAACCATAAGCTCACCACAACAGCTAAAGTTATCATAAAGATCTGTGAACATGAA ATGAATGAAATTGAGGTCTGTCCAGAATGCTATCTTTCAGCCTGCCAGAAGAGGGACAACTGGTTTTGTGAGCCGTGT AGTAACCCTCATCCCCTAGTCTGGGCCAAACTTAAGGGTTTTCCATTCTGGCCTGCCAAAGCTCTACGAGACAAAGATGGGCAAGTAGATGCACGATTCTTTGGACAACATGACCG ggcCTGGGTACCAATCAATAACTGCTACCTCATGTCTAAAGAGATTCCTTTCTCCGTGAAGAAGACCAAAAGCATCTTCAACAGCGCCATGCAGGAGATGGAGGTCTATGTGGAGAACATTCGGAAAAAATTTGCCGTCTTCAATTACGCCCCCTTCCGCACACCCTACACGCCCGACAACCAGTTCCAAATGCTGCTCGACCCAGCGAACCCTGGCGCTGGCTCAGTCAAACCTGAAAAACAGGAGAAGATCAAGCTCAGCTTTGATATGACAGCATCACACGTAGGCAAGGGCATGGTATCGTCCGGCATGGGTGGCGGAGGGACTACTGGTAGGCGGATCACTGTGCCGGACATACCGCGATCACCAATGAGCACTAACTCTTCTGCCCATACCGGCTCTGATGGTGAGCAGGAGGGCGGAGAAAAGAGCCAGACCAGAGCGCTTCTGCAACACCACAGCACAGGAGAAGATTCACTAGATAGCACAG CCTCCCCTGCTGCTCCGCGAGCCGGGCCTGCAGGCAGCGCCATGGACAGCCCCAAACCATTCCACTGTACAGTCCCAAACACACCCATTAAACAAGAGAAGACCCCCACTACAGGCAGCATCTTAAACCTTAACCTCG ACCGTAGCAAGGCTGAGATGGACCTAAAGGAGCTGAGCGAGACCGTACAGCAGCAGCAGGGTGCTCAGGCCTCACTCACTTCTCCCAAAAGACAGATCAGGAGCCGGTTCCAGCTCAACCTCGACAAGACCATTGAGAGCTGCAAAGCCCAACTGG GTATAGACGAAATATCAGAGGATGTGTACAAAGATGAGGAGCACAGCGACTCGGACGACTCTGACAAGTCTGACTCCAGCGACAGCGAGTACGCCAGTGACAACGATCAAAAACCAAAGAGCGCCAAGGACTCCGctgctgaaaatgaaaaaacagagaaagagctATCGAAAAAGAAACCCAAACCAACATCCCCTGTTGGCGAAGACAAGGACAGTAGCACAGACTCATCTGGTACATCTAGTTCACTGACTAAAGGTGAGAAAGTAGGAAGTGGTGTCTCTCAAGCAAAAGAAAAGCCAGTTGTCGAGTTGGACAAAGAAGTGCCCAAAGCAGCACCGGCGTCTCCGGGTACAAGAGAGAAGTCCAAGGTAACAGAAGAAGCCAGGCAGCCTGTGTCTGTCGACGTAGACATGGATTCAGACTCGGAGCGAGAGCTAGTGATTGATTTGGGAGAAGAacctggagggagagagaggaagaggcgTAGGAAAGACTCAGCCGCTGTCACCGCACTCAAAGAGCCCGCAGCCTCCAAGACAGAGG CTAAAGGACCTCCAGCAGGAAGTCTCGCACCATCACAAACTCCTTCAACACCCTCTTCCACACCAGGCCTCAAAGACCCTTCTCAGTCTCCCATGGCAGTCCCTCTAAATGTAGTCACCATCCCCGCTGTCCCTAGCAGTACCACCCTCGTCTCTTCTTCCCTGCCTAACACCGCTCTACCAACAGCCCTGCCTTCCTCCACCCCCACCAGCACGGTGAAGAAACAGCGCCCCCTGCTGCCCCGTGAGAGTGTGCCGGTGGTAGAGCGAGCCGTCGTGTGGAACCCCGGGACCAAGTTTCAGACGTCCTCTCAGAAGTGGCACATGCAGAaggtgcagcggcagcagcagagccacacacagcctcacagcCAGGCACAGACGTTATCACAAGCACAGCAGGCATCGTCTTCACCGTCTTCATCCAGCACTCGATATCAGACACGACAGGCTGTTAAGG CTGTGCAGCAGAAAGATTCCCCACACAGCACGTCGACCTCGGCTGTCACGCTGGTCACCAGCACCCCTGTGTCTGCAGCCATAATGGCAGGTGTCACGGTTagctcttcctcctcatcctcatcatcctccatGGCTGGAGATCTACAAATCCCCACCACCTCTGCTGACGTGGCAGCTGACATTGCAAAATATACCAACAAA ATCATGGATGCAATCAAGGGGACAATGACGGAAATATACAATGACCTCTCCAAGAGCACCTCAGGAAACACAATAGCTGAA ATCAGGCGGTTACGGATTGAAATCGAAAAGCTGCAGTGGCTCCATCAACAGGAATTATCAGAGATGAAGCACAATTTAG AGCTGACCATGGCGGAGATGCGGCAGAGTCTGGAGCAGGAGCGGGAACGGTTGGTCGCAGAAGTGAAGAAGCAAATGGAGATGGAGAAACAGCAGGCAGTCGATGAGACCAAGAAGAAGCAGTGGTGTGCCAACTGCAAGAAAGAGGCCATTTTCTATTGCTGCTGGAACACAAGCTACTGTGATTACCCCTGCCAACAAGCACACTGGCCAGAACACATGAAGTCCTGCACGCAGTCTG caaCATCGTCACAGCAAGAGCCagacactgaatcaaacacagacGGCATTTCTAAGGTTTCTGGCCATCCCAACAACGGTCAGGACTCGCCTCGAGAGACTGCAGGAGCTCCTCCTACAGACAAGGACAGCGATGTGGACAAATCAAAGGACAGTGTCACCGTCAGTGTGTCCTAG